The Ailuropoda melanoleuca isolate Jingjing chromosome 15, ASM200744v2, whole genome shotgun sequence genomic sequence CGTGCGTGGTGAGAGCGCGTGTGCCGCCTGCGTTCCCTCTGGCGGGACTCACGCTGGGTTCTGCTCGCTGCTGAGGGGCATGGAGGCCGAGCGGGGGGCAGGGGACTGCTACTGCCCCTGCCGGAGCCACACCTGGAGCAGAGAATGTAGCCTCCGTCCCCAAGTTGCGGAGAACCTTACAGACTTAAATGCCTGACTGAGGTTGGGAAAACTGAAGACCCAATTCCCGCAGCCTGCCGTCTCGCCAGCAGGTGGCAGCACAGCCGCAGCCTAGCCACGCAGCACAGAGGGGTTCTGAGGGATGGGGAGTCGATGGGGGGACGCTGAGGGCTGTCCTTAAGGACCAGAGCATGGCAGAAAGGCCCCCTTCAGGCCAACCAGACCCCAACTCACAGTTTACGAGGAACGAAGCAGGGGCTCTGGCGGGGTCgggggaaagaggcagaaatgACAGAATGAAAGGAAGATTCAGCCAAAAGGCCCTGTTTGGGACTCGCTGCAGGGTAAATCCTGGCCGGCaagggcctcagtctcctcactgTAGAGGTCTAGCGGCTGGGCCTGGGGACCCTGGGCACCCCTTCCATGGCCAGCCCGGCACATCACGCTCACTCCATACACAGGTGGGCCCTAACAGCCAGGCCAGCCTTCCCACTTGAGAGGAGACGGGGCAGAGTCCAGAGAAGGGAATGAGGACCGACTAACCAACAGGTTCATGATCACAGGGGCCCTGAGAGGCGAACCTGCCTCCCGAGTCAGTGCCCGAGCTGGCACGCAGGCCAGGTGACCCAAGCCCTGGGACAGAGCATGAGTCCAACAGTCATGAACACAGAGGCTAATAAATCCCTGTCATTCCAAGGCACTGCCTGAGAACACTTGCAGAACAGGCAAGCAATGCCCCCTGGGGATGACATGGGGGCTGAGCAGGAGGGTGACGTGGGGACGGTGAGGGCTGAGAGTGATCGCTGCACACAAGAACACAGGTGGTGGGGACAGTGAGGCATGGGGACAGTGGTCACTCACGCAGGGTCAATGATCACAAGGACAGCACATGCCTGTGTCCCTCCGAGCCCCAGTCAGCTGGCGTAGAGAGGGGTACAGACCTTGCTGGTGGGGACACTGCCCTTCCCACTCAGGATGTGTCACCCTGGGAAGGAAGCTCCACCAGGGCACCCCCGGCCTCTGCCCACTGGGGTCCCTCTGCTCCTGGAGGCCGGCATGCTTATCCAAGCAGATTATCTGGGAGAGGAGCAGCTCACTCTGCCTCCTGTCTGGGAATGACCCACCTACAGGGCGAGTCTTCCACACTGTCACCTGGGCGTGcagccccaggcacccccaccccgagTGCACAGGTCACAACACCCACGTGCAGGCTTGCATCAGCGGGTCCCCCACGCTCACTCCATCAGTGCGCGGTGACGGCCACTGCTTctcagggggagagagaggacgCGGGCCTCTGAGGGTCCGAGCTGTGGTGCCCTGGCTGCCAACGCTGGGAGAGCAGAGAGACCGTGGGGGAGCTAAGTACACGTGTCGAGAGGCTTTGGTGGGATCACAGCAAGTGCGTGTGGCCTATGAACTTCAAAGGTTGGGCTGTGGCCTTTAAAACACGGAAAGACCTGTATTAGGATAACTTTTAATTCCTCTGGCCTGAGCAGGAGGCTGATTTAAGGCCAACACCAGGGAGAAGTTTGAACCTGGTGGACACTCGCTCTTTATGGAGCACCGTCCCCACGCTGGTAGCTGCGTCTCTACAGCCAGGAGAACATGCTGGGACTTAAGAACATGGTTTTGAAAACCACATTAATGGCTTACTCCAAATGCTTGGCAGACCAGAAAGGGCCTGAGCCAGGCGGTAGGTAGGCTAGGGGGATAGGGAGGCTGGGCAGAGGGTCATCCGCAGGCTCCAGGGCTTTGGGGGCAGGTGCCGTGGCCTCCTCCCCTGGACCCTGCCCCCAGCACCGCTGAAGCAGATTCAGAGTGGCTCCGACACCGAGGGCCCCAGGGGCTCTGGTGCAGCTCCCATGAGGGTCTGGCCTTCCCGGAGCCTTGGGAGGCAGCTCTGGTCCAGCTGCCCGGCGTTCAGTGGGGGCCTTATACTCCCGGATTTCCCCTACGCACCTCACCCTGGTCTTGCCACACAATCTCACTGCAGAACCCGCGACTGGGTCACACAAGTGGACGGCGGGGCTGAATGCTAAGACTCGAGCTGGGAAATAAATCGTCTGGGTCCGGATTTAATTCAAGTACTGACGTGGCCCATCTCAAGCCTCGTGGGCGCAAACCCTCACGGAACTCCCACTGCCGGTCCCAGAAAGGTCCCAGAGAAGCCATGGACGGCAACAGGGGAGCCTCCTCCGGTAGGTACCTGTGCAGTGGGTGTGACCCGGTGTGCTCCTGCCCCCGGCAAGCTGGGtccccctcaccctctgccctgggAACGAGCTCCTGCAGAGCTTGCCCTGCCCGTCACACAGCACACGGCTGGGGGCCAAGTCTCCTGCCCGGTCCTCAAGTGCGGCTCAAGGCCCGCGGGGCTCTCACACGAGGCCACAGCCCCCACTCGGGCCTCTGTCACCAACAGCAGaactctcccagcctcccttttTACTGCAGAATCCGGGAAGGAAGAGGAATGCTTTCAACTGGGGACCTTCTCAGAACCTCAACGATGCAGGTGAGAGAAAAGGGCGTCTGAGTTGGACGCCCGCTCTGCCACACCCCCGCTCCGACCCCCGACAAGCTTCCAGTCGTCCCTGAGCCCCACTTCTCCGCCTGTCAGCGGGACAGCAGGCCCCACCCGCGTGGTCATTGGAGGAACTGGGGCAACGTGGGCGAAGCACAAGCAGACGCAGGGGTTCCGTGAACGAGCCACCCCGTCTTAACGTCCGCGGAGGCTGAGACACTTACGTTTGTCGTTCATGAATCTCCGGCAGAACTCCTGGAAAGTGCCCCGGTAGCTCATGGTCCGCAGGGAGCGGTGGAACTGGTAGTAGGACACCACCAGGTCCTTGGGGTTCCGTGCCATGTATATGACCTGCAGCGGGAGGGAGGGGCGGCTCAGTCGCTGCTCCTCTGACCCACTCTACCCTGACAGCCCATCTCCAGCCCCAAGGTCGGCCTCAGATGCATGCGGCCTCCATCCCAGCAGAGGTGCACTCTCGTCCGCATAAAGGCATCTGGTGGAATGAGGCCCGAGCATCTGATTACGTTTCTGTCCTGCGCCACGACTTTAAAATGAGTGGAAGACAGAAACAGGATGGGCCCGACACTGGTCATGAGAATCAGAGgctgagaaaatagagaaaaatcagaaaccgagaaaatagagaaaaatcagagaCCGTGAAAGCAGTGGTGGGTCCTCGGCCTGACACGGTCAGAGGCCAGACCCAGGCTGGTCAAGCCCAAGTTCAACTCTAAGGAAAAACCCAAATTAGAAACATGGACAAAACGCTGGGGATATGAGCTCAAAGACGGCCTCTACTGGGTCTCCGCACAACCGGGCCTCTAGGGTCTCCAGACTGCGGCCCTGAGCACTGCTGGACCGGCTCTGGTTGCTGGGAGCTcagcccgggggtggggggagtggggttACCTTAGAATCGCCATTGTGGAGATCGGAGGGCAGAAAGCGGTAGGGAAGGTGGCTTTTGATGAGGCGGGGAGACGTCAGCTCCtgcagagggtcagagggagaggccaAGTTGAGGACACGCAGCTGCTCATTTGCTTTGAGGCCTAAGAGCCAGGACCCGCACTCCCCCGAGAAATTCCTCACCCGAGATCTGGCCACCCTCCAGACTGGACAAGACGTGGTCCCTGTCCTTGGGCAACCACAGTGTGAGCCAACCAATCATGGGCCGGGGGTCTGCTCAGAGGGCCCGCCCAGGCCATGAAGGGCAGCAGAGGACACAGGAGGCTGAGGCGCACGGGGGCACCTGCTGACTCAGTCCCATCAGCATCAGgccttcctgctgctcctggAATGTGCCAGGCCCACACACACTGCTGCCCCTGTCCCAGCTCGCCCGCGTGGCTCCTCTTTCACGACCTTACTCGTCTGGCCGCCAGAGAGGCCTGCCGCCCTGTGTCCTGTCCCCACACGGTGCCGATCACCACGTAACCACGGCTTCTTGCTCCTCCTCCCCGGCTGGTCTCCCTCCCGGGAATGCAAATTCTCTGAGGGTCAGGACACAGCCTGGTTGGTTTTGTCCTCCGCCGCACCCCCGGGGCCCAGAGCAGTGCCCCCTGGTGGGCACCTGGCACGGCTGTACTGAAGGGCTCCTGGAGGAGGCGGCCTGGCTCGGATGCACGCGGCCACACAGTGGGGTGCAAACACCCAGATGCAGCTCAGCACACACTGGAGGCCGCGGTGCAGGCAGGGACTGGTGCACACAGGCCTCTGGACTTTACTTTGAGAGCAGTgaaatggggggcagggggtgctcaCAGAGCTCTGCTTCAGAATGCTCATACAGCGGGAGAATAGACGGGGTCCACGCAGGAACTGAGGCTTGAGCGGAGAGgtgacagggagaggaagggagaaaatctCCCAGCTGCATCCGAGCATGAGGACGGACCGCACTTGGGGCTGCTTGTCTCACTCCTGACGCCAAATACTGGAGGCAGCCACATCCTGCTCAGCTCCCGCAGCAGGTGGGGTGAGCCGAGCAGGGAGCGCCCTGTCTACCGCAGTCTCCTGTGTCACCCACTCTTCCAATTTTGGGGTCACTGGCGTGGGCTCCAGCCTATCGGTGTCTCACCGGGCTGTCTAGGGGGACCAGGaactctctgctctccctccacccGTGGGCCCCCCAAGCCCCTCAGGAGCAACTGTCACCCCGGGTCCCCAGGGAATGCGAGTAGCCAGGTGCCGCTGGCTCAGAGCAGTACCTTGATGATGTCCAGGCCCGGCTGCGGGTACTCCAAGACCGGGAGCTGCTCATCGATGTTCATCAAGCCGATCTCATCGGGGTCGGCCCCCTGACTCACCAAGTAGACCACCTCCTGCAGCAGGCTCGTGCCTGCACGGAGAGAAGTCCCGGGGACGGCGCTCACTAGAAGCCCACGCGCCAGCCCCGCCCTCCCGCCAGCACCTGCTGGAGACCCACAGGCCCATCCCACGCTTGGCCGGCCACCAAGTGTGGAGCCCTGCAGAGCATGACACCCCAGGGACAGGCAGGCTCCCCAACCAAGAGTGTAAGCCCTGGGGGAAAGGTGGCACCCGGTGCTGCTTCTGGCCCCTGTGTGCGGACCCCACTCTGCTCGGGCTTTCAGCTCCAGGTCACCACCAAGGAGCCCAGGGCTATCCCATCGCCACCCTACGTGACCTCTCGGAAGGAAGAGACACCTCAGGCCAGTGCCTCCTCAAGACTCCAGTCCCTTTACTCCGGGGGTGtcagtctgctgctctctctcatgTCCCCACCCTGACGCTGACTGCCCCAAGCACTGTCTCAGACCCTACTCTCCTGGCTGCTTGCACTCCCCAGAGGGCCTCATGCCATCCCCCCACCAAAGCCAGCTCCacattgcccccccccccagtccgtGCATCCAGGAACGCACATTGCCCAACGCCTCACAGTGACAGGCCTGCCCCCACAACGAA encodes the following:
- the SULT4A1 gene encoding sulfotransferase 4A1, with the protein product MGLVESGSTLGGRPSVGWACGSPAGAGGRAGLARGLLVSAVPGTSLRAGTSLLQEVVYLVSQGADPDEIGLMNIDEQLPVLEYPQPGLDIIKELTSPRLIKSHLPYRFLPSDLHNGDSKVIYMARNPKDLVVSYYQFHRSLRTMSYRGTFQEFCRRFMNDKLGYGSWFEHVQEFWEHRMDSNVLFLKYEDMHRDLVTMVEQLARFLGVSCDKAQLEALSEHCHQLVDQCCNAEALPVGRGRVGLWKDIFTVSMNEKFDLVYKQKMGKCDLTFDFYL